A single window of Methylobacterium nodulans ORS 2060 DNA harbors:
- a CDS encoding Crp/Fnr family transcriptional regulator, with the protein MRSVSVCAALDRSELDRLEALAENAVFAGKTTMLMQGDPADAVYTITEGTARLYRLLPDGRCQIVRFLLPGDFIGLSLSEHYAFSADAVEPVAACRFGRSAFSGLVDRMPHLLRRLHEAATHELTLAQDHMVLLGRRTAEEKVAAFLLGLRKRLGHLGRSTVMLHLPMTRQDIADYLGLTLETVSRTFSKLAGDKVILVVRNGIQVLNPRRLEDLAAA; encoded by the coding sequence GTGCGCAGCGTCAGCGTCTGCGCCGCCCTCGACCGCTCCGAACTCGACCGCCTCGAAGCCCTCGCCGAGAACGCGGTTTTCGCCGGCAAGACGACGATGCTGATGCAGGGCGATCCAGCGGACGCCGTCTACACCATCACCGAGGGCACGGCCCGGCTCTACCGGCTGCTGCCAGACGGGCGGTGCCAGATCGTCCGCTTCCTGCTGCCCGGTGACTTTATCGGACTGTCGCTCTCGGAGCACTACGCCTTCTCGGCGGACGCGGTCGAGCCGGTGGCGGCCTGCCGCTTCGGGCGCTCCGCCTTCTCGGGGCTCGTTGACCGGATGCCTCACCTGCTGCGGCGCCTGCACGAGGCCGCGACGCACGAACTCACCCTAGCGCAGGATCACATGGTGCTCCTCGGTCGCCGCACCGCCGAGGAAAAGGTCGCGGCCTTCCTGCTCGGCCTGCGCAAGCGCCTCGGACACCTCGGACGCAGCACCGTGATGCTGCACCTGCCGATGACGCGCCAGGACATCGCCGACTATCTCGGCCTCACGCTGGAGACGGTGAGCCGCACCTTCTCAAAGCTCGCCGGCGACAAGGTGATTCTCGTTGTGCGGAATGGCATCCAGGTGCTGAACCCGAGGCGCTTGGAGGATCTCGCGGCGGCATGA
- a CDS encoding IS110-like element ISMno26 family transposase — translation MAQVSTIGLDLAKTVFQVHGIDAQGEVIVRRPLRRAEVLPFFAKLSPGLVGMEACGPAHDWARQLIKLGHIVRLMPPASVKPYVKRGKSDAADAEAIAEAVRRPTMRCVAVKTVDQQAVLMLHKGRDLLVRQRTLLINALRGHLAEFGIVAAQGPAGVKSAIAQFRTDQASLPELARSAIRRLIGQSEEVAEQLRSAETEIVAWCRSDAASRRLLTIPGIGPITASAIAAAVPDPTLFRSGRQFAAWLGLTPRPQSSGGKDRLGGISKQGDGTIRRLLVGGATAVIRVARQDNPGRAWAKRLLERKPARVVSVALANKTARIAWAVMTRGDVYRAPAV, via the coding sequence ATGGCACAGGTCAGCACCATCGGCCTCGATCTGGCGAAGACCGTCTTCCAGGTCCACGGCATCGACGCTCAAGGCGAGGTCATCGTGCGCCGACCTTTGCGTCGAGCCGAGGTCCTGCCTTTCTTTGCCAAGCTTTCACCTGGCCTGGTCGGCATGGAGGCTTGTGGACCGGCACACGACTGGGCTCGCCAACTGATTAAGCTCGGGCATATCGTGAGGCTCATGCCGCCAGCCTCCGTAAAGCCGTACGTCAAGCGTGGCAAATCCGATGCGGCCGATGCCGAGGCCATTGCAGAAGCCGTGCGCCGCCCGACCATGCGCTGTGTCGCCGTCAAGACCGTCGATCAGCAGGCCGTGCTCATGCTGCACAAGGGGCGCGATCTGCTCGTCCGGCAGCGCACCCTGCTGATCAACGCCTTGCGGGGGCATCTGGCCGAGTTCGGGATCGTGGCGGCGCAGGGGCCCGCCGGCGTGAAGAGCGCCATCGCGCAGTTCAGGACCGATCAGGCCAGCCTGCCGGAGTTGGCCCGATCGGCGATCCGCCGCCTCATCGGCCAGAGCGAGGAGGTCGCCGAGCAGCTGAGAAGCGCCGAGACCGAGATCGTCGCCTGGTGCCGCAGCGACGCTGCGAGCCGCCGTCTGCTGACCATCCCCGGCATCGGCCCGATCACCGCCAGCGCGATCGCGGCGGCCGTGCCCGACCCCACCCTCTTCCGGTCCGGCCGGCAGTTCGCAGCCTGGCTCGGCCTCACGCCTCGACCGCAGAGCAGCGGTGGCAAGGATCGGCTCGGGGGCATCAGCAAGCAGGGCGACGGAACGATCCGCCGGCTGCTCGTCGGGGGGGCCACGGCGGTGATCCGAGTGGCGCGCCAAGACAACCCCGGTCGAGCCTGGGCCAAGCGGCTCTTGGAGCGCAAGCCCGCGCGGGTCGTGTCCGTCGCCTTGGCCAACAAGACCGCCCGGATTGCCTGGGCGGTGATGACGCGCGGCGACGTCTACAGAGCGCCCGCCGTCTGA
- a CDS encoding IS6-like element ISMno27 family transposase: protein MILNALTLKLKRQARDAFKGRHFEATLIVQAVSWFLRDALSYRDIEEMLLERGLEVDHSTLNRWVLAYAPAIERRLRRFRKPHCGSVRVDETYIRVRGQWRSLDRAIDKHGEVVDFLLTANRDLGAAKRFFRKMLSAEPLLAPDRIGTDGAGPYPPAIAESRKEGLLPRAPTHHVTKHLQQGIVSDHFRVKRPMPRVGGFRSFKTARRTIQGFEAMLWLRKGFGFSGAWTMREQNQLLASCFGLPVANTA from the coding sequence ATGATCCTGAACGCCCTTACCCTCAAGCTGAAGAGACAGGCCCGCGACGCCTTCAAGGGCCGGCATTTCGAGGCGACGCTGATCGTGCAGGCCGTCTCCTGGTTCCTGCGCGACGCGCTGAGCTACCGCGACATCGAGGAGATGCTCCTGGAGCGCGGCTTGGAGGTCGACCACTCCACCCTCAACCGCTGGGTGCTCGCCTACGCGCCCGCCATCGAGCGTCGCCTGCGCCGGTTCCGCAAGCCGCACTGCGGGTCGGTCCGCGTGGACGAGACGTACATCCGCGTCCGGGGTCAGTGGCGCTCCCTGGACCGGGCCATCGACAAGCATGGCGAGGTGGTCGACTTCCTGCTCACCGCCAACCGCGACCTGGGTGCGGCCAAGCGCTTCTTCCGCAAGATGCTCTCGGCCGAGCCGCTGCTCGCCCCGGATCGGATCGGCACCGACGGCGCTGGTCCTTACCCGCCAGCTATCGCCGAGAGCCGCAAGGAGGGCCTGCTGCCGCGCGCTCCGACCCACCACGTCACCAAGCACCTGCAGCAGGGGATTGTGAGTGACCACTTCCGGGTGAAGAGGCCGATGCCCCGCGTGGGCGGGTTCCGGTCGTTCAAGACGGCCCGGCGCACAATCCAGGGCTTCGAGGCGATGCTGTGGCTTCGCAAGGGCTTCGGGTTCTCAGGCGCATGGACCATGCGCGAGCAGAACCAGCTGCTGGCCTCCTGCTTCGGGCTTCCCGTCGCGAACACAGCGTGA
- a CDS encoding TlpA family protein disulfide reductase: protein MPLTERLIGDPAAEIRVQTYLKGTPIAALAQGCVHVVVFWETSCGPCTASIPRLTELQRRYPDVVFLGVAVNWTDFGELEAFVRDQGDAIGYRIAADLPLSPGERQGTMYRTWYKAAYETGVPSAFIIDRDGRIAWIGPPWDIDDPLAAVVEGRWDLAAAREEQEATLRRDKVRELWSLEETVERHLAAGDRTGLLQAYDTAFAADPGLEPLHGLHKFALLLLSARDEAALDYARHLIGAVVADQIDPLIQLGLMLAGAAEQGTEAPDWPPAATVRIGDLLIYLLSTMPAKAVEQGTEAPDWPPAAANLALTAITQAEALFNEETHPRLRMMLAEAAARALLVVGRTGEAADRARAARALAPAFALASDTELAAIISQLDQFVAHCDAAAGRGD from the coding sequence ATGCCCCTGACAGAACGGCTGATCGGCGACCCCGCCGCGGAGATCCGCGTCCAGACCTATCTAAAGGGCACGCCGATCGCGGCCCTGGCGCAAGGCTGCGTCCATGTGGTCGTGTTCTGGGAGACCTCGTGCGGTCCGTGCACGGCGAGCATCCCGCGCCTGACCGAGCTGCAGCGGCGGTATCCCGACGTGGTCTTCCTCGGCGTCGCCGTCAACTGGACGGATTTCGGCGAGCTGGAGGCCTTCGTGCGCGATCAGGGCGACGCGATCGGCTACCGGATCGCGGCCGATCTGCCGCTCTCGCCCGGCGAGCGTCAGGGCACGATGTACCGGACCTGGTACAAGGCAGCCTATGAGACCGGTGTACCGAGCGCCTTCATCATCGATCGCGACGGCCGGATCGCCTGGATCGGCCCTCCCTGGGACATCGACGACCCGCTCGCGGCGGTGGTCGAGGGGCGCTGGGACCTCGCGGCGGCCCGGGAGGAGCAGGAGGCGACCCTGCGGCGCGACAAGGTGCGGGAGCTCTGGAGCCTGGAGGAGACCGTCGAGCGCCACCTCGCCGCGGGAGACCGCACCGGCCTCCTGCAGGCTTACGACACGGCGTTCGCGGCCGATCCCGGCCTCGAGCCGCTCCACGGTCTGCACAAGTTCGCGCTGCTGCTGCTGTCCGCCCGCGATGAGGCGGCCCTGGATTACGCGCGGCACCTGATCGGGGCGGTCGTCGCAGACCAGATCGATCCGCTCATCCAGCTCGGCCTCATGCTGGCCGGGGCGGCCGAGCAGGGCACGGAGGCGCCGGACTGGCCTCCGGCCGCCACGGTCAGGATCGGCGATCTGCTCATCTACCTCCTCAGCACCATGCCGGCGAAGGCGGTCGAGCAGGGCACGGAGGCGCCGGACTGGCCTCCGGCCGCCGCGAACCTGGCGCTGACGGCGATCACTCAGGCGGAGGCCTTGTTCAACGAAGAGACTCACCCCCGCCTGCGGATGATGCTCGCGGAGGCCGCCGCCCGGGCCCTGCTCGTCGTCGGCCGGACCGGCGAGGCCGCCGACCGCGCCCGGGCGGCCCGTGCCCTCGCGCCCGCCTTCGCCCTCGCGTCCGACACAGAGCTGGCGGCGATCATCTCCCAACTCGACCAGTTCGTCGCGCACTGCGATGCGGCCGCCGGGCGCGGCGACTGA
- the gltX gene encoding glutamate--tRNA ligase → MMSSVVTRFAPSPTGFLHIGGGRTALFNWLYARKTGGRMLLRIEDTDRERSTQAAIDAILDGLSWLGLDWDGEVVYQFARAARHQEVAESLLASGRAYRCYATPEELAEMREAARREGRPLRYDGRWRDRDPSEAPPGAKPVIRLRAPTEGETVVEDEVQGRVVWQNKDLDDLVLLRSDGTPTYMLAVVVDDHDMGVTHVIRGGEHLTNAARQTQIYEALGWAVPSMAHVPLIHGPDGAKLSKRHGARGVDAYRDLGYLPGALRNYLVRLGWSHGDQEIFSTEEMIRAFDLKQIGRSPARFDFAKLENLNGHYIRSTADEELVAAIEAILPTQGPPRGLPTRLDPALRQRFLAAMPGLKERAKTLVELLDSAYYLYAPRPLALDDRAVGLLGNGGRERLAGVLPRLEALSDWSAASTEQAVRDFAEAASVKLGQVAQPLRAALTGRATSPGLFDVMAVLGREESLGRLRDQARAA, encoded by the coding sequence CTGATGTCCTCCGTCGTCACGCGCTTCGCCCCGTCGCCCACGGGCTTCCTCCACATCGGCGGAGGCCGCACGGCGCTGTTCAACTGGCTCTACGCCCGCAAGACTGGCGGCCGGATGCTGCTGCGCATCGAGGACACGGACCGCGAACGCTCGACGCAGGCCGCCATCGACGCGATCCTCGACGGCCTGTCCTGGCTCGGCCTCGATTGGGATGGGGAGGTCGTCTACCAGTTCGCCCGCGCCGCCCGGCACCAGGAGGTGGCCGAGAGCCTCCTGGCCTCGGGCCGGGCCTATCGCTGCTACGCCACGCCGGAGGAACTCGCCGAGATGCGGGAGGCCGCCCGGCGCGAGGGCCGGCCCCTGCGCTACGACGGGCGCTGGCGCGACCGCGACCCCTCCGAGGCGCCTCCCGGGGCCAAGCCGGTGATCCGTCTGCGCGCGCCCACCGAGGGCGAGACGGTGGTGGAGGACGAGGTCCAGGGCCGGGTGGTCTGGCAGAACAAGGATCTCGACGACCTCGTGCTGCTGCGCTCGGACGGCACGCCGACCTACATGCTCGCCGTCGTGGTGGACGACCACGACATGGGCGTCACGCACGTGATCCGCGGTGGCGAGCACCTCACCAATGCGGCGCGCCAGACCCAGATCTACGAGGCGCTGGGCTGGGCGGTGCCCAGCATGGCGCATGTCCCGCTCATCCACGGGCCGGACGGCGCGAAGCTCTCCAAGCGCCACGGGGCGCGCGGCGTCGATGCCTACCGGGATCTCGGCTACCTGCCGGGCGCCCTGCGCAACTACCTCGTGCGCCTCGGCTGGAGCCACGGCGACCAGGAGATCTTCTCCACCGAGGAGATGATCCGGGCCTTCGACCTGAAGCAGATCGGCCGCTCGCCCGCCCGCTTCGACTTCGCCAAGCTCGAGAACCTGAACGGTCACTACATCCGCAGCACGGCGGACGAGGAGCTGGTGGCGGCCATCGAGGCGATCCTGCCGACGCAGGGCCCCCCGCGCGGGCTGCCCACCCGGCTCGATCCGGCGCTGCGCCAGCGCTTCCTCGCCGCCATGCCGGGGCTGAAGGAGCGGGCGAAGACCCTGGTCGAGCTGCTCGACAGCGCCTACTACCTCTATGCCCCGCGCCCCCTGGCCCTCGACGACCGGGCCGTGGGCCTGCTCGGCAATGGCGGGCGCGAGCGGCTCGCGGGCGTGCTGCCGCGCCTCGAAGCCCTCTCCGACTGGAGCGCCGCCTCGACCGAGCAGGCCGTGCGCGACTTCGCCGAGGCGGCGAGCGTGAAGCTCGGGCAGGTGGCGCAGCCGCTCCGGGCGGCGCTGACCGGCCGCGCCACCTCGCCCGGCCTCTTCGACGTGATGGCGGTGCTCGGCCGCGAGGAGAGCCTCGGGCGCCTGCGCGACCAAGCGCGCGCGGCCTGA
- a CDS encoding glycoside hydrolase family 108 protein, which translates to MAASSYDRALKLVLAHEGGYVDRPDDPGGPTNLGVTLGTLSAVLGRPATRADVRALTPAKVAPIYRTRYWDAVRGDELPAGVDYAVFDFAVNSGPARAAIALQRLVGVADDGVIGAVTLAAVARTDQRWLVNALCDSRLVFMKSLTKSWPVFGKGWTKRVAGVRTEALALVTAPVVVTATTMVRPAGGAPPKAGTVQTGGLPQALKRLWRGKAA; encoded by the coding sequence ATGGCCGCGTCGTCCTACGACCGGGCGCTGAAGCTCGTCCTTGCGCACGAGGGCGGCTACGTCGATCGCCCCGACGACCCTGGCGGGCCGACCAACCTCGGGGTGACCCTCGGCACGCTCTCGGCAGTGCTTGGGCGGCCCGCCACCCGCGCTGACGTTCGGGCGCTCACGCCTGCCAAAGTGGCCCCGATCTACCGCACCCGCTATTGGGACGCGGTGCGCGGCGACGAGCTGCCGGCCGGCGTCGACTACGCCGTATTCGACTTCGCGGTGAACAGCGGGCCGGCCCGGGCGGCCATCGCGCTGCAGCGCCTGGTCGGCGTGGCGGATGACGGCGTGATCGGCGCGGTGACCCTGGCGGCGGTCGCGCGGACGGATCAGCGCTGGCTGGTCAACGCACTCTGCGACAGCCGCTTGGTCTTCATGAAGTCGCTGACGAAGAGCTGGCCGGTCTTCGGAAAGGGCTGGACGAAGCGGGTGGCCGGCGTGCGGACGGAAGCACTCGCCCTGGTCACGGCACCGGTCGTCGTGACCGCGACCACCATGGTGCGGCCTGCAGGCGGTGCGCCGCCGAAGGCGGGCACGGTGCAGACAGGCGGCCTGCCACAGGCGCTCAAGCGCCTGTGGCGCGGCAAGGCTGCCTGA